One stretch of Solirubrobacterales bacterium DNA includes these proteins:
- the zwf gene encoding glucose-6-phosphate dehydrogenase: protein MSVATAPANPFAQDVQQPLPDPTTLVIFGAGGDLASRKLLPAVYNLSLAGLLPDQMRVLGVARRHDVHSFRATTREAIKAHSRTGFDEDAWKALEPRLEIVQGDFSHPELFKALAERLDRDDARLGPTQRVFYLAVAPRFFAQIAKGLAAVGLGAGADPHTRLMIEKPFGRDLESALDLNRQVASAFDESQVFRLDHYLGKETVQNLQVLRFANGIFEPIWNRRYVEHIQITVAEDLGIQHRGAYYDSAGAIRDVIQNHVMQLVALVGMEAPVRFDADTIRDEKVKLLRSVRRYKPEEVSDYAVRGQYGAGWIGGEEVPAYLDEDAVAPDSRTETYVAMRIEIDNWRWAGTPFYARTGKRLPRRVTEIAIRFRPAPHLPFANADVGDVEPNEMVLSVQPDEGASLRLVAKVPGQTMSVRPVQMEFKYGTSFLGDSPEAYERLLHDALRGDATLFTRADEVEAEWRIVQPILDAWESAPAPAAYEAGSQGPKQADELLAVRGRSWRQV, encoded by the coding sequence GTGAGCGTCGCGACTGCGCCGGCGAACCCGTTCGCCCAGGACGTCCAGCAGCCGCTCCCCGATCCCACCACGCTGGTCATCTTCGGCGCCGGGGGGGACCTCGCGTCGCGAAAGCTCCTCCCTGCCGTCTACAACCTGTCGCTCGCCGGACTGCTCCCCGACCAGATGCGGGTGCTCGGCGTGGCGCGTCGCCACGACGTGCACTCGTTTCGAGCCACCACTCGCGAGGCGATCAAGGCTCACTCGCGCACCGGGTTCGACGAGGACGCATGGAAGGCGCTCGAGCCCCGCCTGGAGATCGTCCAGGGTGACTTCTCCCATCCGGAGCTGTTCAAGGCGCTGGCCGAGCGGTTGGACCGCGACGACGCCCGCCTGGGGCCCACCCAGCGCGTCTTCTACCTGGCCGTCGCCCCGCGCTTCTTCGCGCAGATCGCGAAGGGGTTGGCGGCGGTTGGGCTGGGCGCCGGCGCCGACCCGCATACCCGCCTGATGATCGAGAAGCCATTCGGCCGCGACCTCGAGTCGGCGCTGGACCTGAACCGCCAGGTGGCCTCGGCCTTCGACGAGTCGCAGGTGTTCCGCCTGGACCACTATCTGGGCAAGGAGACCGTGCAGAACCTGCAGGTGCTGCGGTTCGCCAACGGCATCTTCGAGCCGATCTGGAACCGCCGCTACGTCGAGCACATCCAGATCACGGTCGCCGAGGACCTCGGAATCCAGCATCGCGGCGCCTATTACGACTCCGCCGGCGCGATTCGAGACGTGATCCAGAACCACGTCATGCAGCTGGTCGCCCTGGTGGGAATGGAGGCCCCGGTGCGATTCGACGCGGACACGATTCGCGACGAGAAGGTCAAGCTCTTGCGCTCGGTCCGCCGGTACAAGCCCGAGGAGGTCTCCGACTACGCCGTGCGCGGCCAGTACGGGGCCGGCTGGATAGGCGGAGAGGAAGTCCCCGCCTACCTGGACGAGGACGCCGTCGCCCCGGATTCGCGGACCGAGACCTACGTGGCCATGCGGATCGAGATCGACAACTGGCGTTGGGCGGGGACGCCGTTCTACGCCCGCACCGGCAAGCGGCTCCCGCGACGGGTCACCGAAATCGCGATCCGCTTCCGGCCCGCGCCGCACCTGCCGTTCGCGAACGCGGACGTCGGAGACGTGGAACCCAACGAGATGGTGCTCTCCGTGCAGCCCGACGAGGGAGCCTCGCTGCGGCTGGTGGCCAAGGTTCCGGGGCAGACGATGAGCGTCAGGCCCGTGCAGATGGAGTTCAAGTACGGGACCTCGTTCCTGGGCGACTCCCCAGAGGCCTACGAGCGGCTGCTCCACGACGCCTTGCGCGGCGACGCGACGCTGTTCACCCGGGCCGACGAAGTCGAGGCGGAGTGGCGCATCGTGCAGCCCATCCTCGACGCATGGGAATCGGCTCCGGCCCCGGCCGCGTATGAGGCGGGCAGCCAGGGGCCGAAGCAGGCCGATGAGCTGCTGGCCGTGCGGGGAAGAAGCTGGAGGCAGGTGTGA
- the pgl gene encoding 6-phosphogluconolactonase — MARVTVTESAREATDLAAKRLAGAIAAGKRDGRTVHLSLAGSKTPRDAYERLATLVDHWQGIELWLGDERLVPPDDPESNYRLVNETLVQAGATAHAVPTGGSAEEAASGYAREIREHIPPGPTGLPELDLALLGLGEDGHTASLFPHAPTLEARGEVCVAVHDAPKPPPDRVTLTIDMLRAARSRVVLAVGEGKARAAAAALAGPDPGVPASLLADGSLELILDQPAAGELSVEATWPG, encoded by the coding sequence GTGGCCCGGGTGACGGTCACCGAGAGCGCCCGGGAGGCGACCGACCTGGCCGCCAAGCGGCTTGCTGGTGCGATCGCAGCGGGGAAGCGGGATGGCCGGACGGTGCACCTGTCCCTGGCCGGCAGCAAGACGCCGCGCGACGCCTATGAGCGGCTTGCCACCCTGGTGGACCACTGGCAAGGAATCGAGCTGTGGCTCGGCGACGAGCGCCTGGTGCCGCCCGACGACCCGGAGTCGAACTACCGGCTGGTGAACGAGACCCTGGTGCAGGCCGGGGCCACAGCACACGCCGTTCCGACCGGCGGATCGGCGGAGGAGGCTGCGAGCGGCTACGCGCGCGAGATCCGGGAGCACATCCCGCCGGGCCCGACCGGCTTGCCCGAGCTCGACCTCGCGCTCCTCGGGCTGGGCGAGGACGGGCACACAGCCTCACTCTTCCCTCACGCGCCGACATTGGAGGCTCGGGGCGAGGTCTGCGTTGCGGTCCACGACGCGCCCAAGCCGCCCCCCGACCGAGTAACCCTGACGATCGACATGCTCCGGGCGGCCCGCTCCAGGGTCGTCCTGGCGGTAGGCGAGGGCAAGGCGCGGGCCGCGGCCGCGGCTTTGGCCGGTCCCGATCCGGGCGTGCCCGCAAGCCTGCTCGCCGACGGGTCGCTGGAGTTGATCCTGGACCAGCCCGCCGCCGGCGAGCTCTCGGTGGAGGCCACCTGGCCGGGATAG
- the gnd gene encoding decarboxylating 6-phosphogluconate dehydrogenase → MQLGMIGLGRMGANMVRRLMRADHECVVFDLDSGAVQRIADEGAVGADSFEDLVGKLEPPRSVWLMVPAAVVDQTLDSLDPLLEAGDAVIDGGNSYYRDDLDRSARLAEQQIDYIDTGTSGGVWGLERGYCLMIGGPDQAVSRLEPIFASLAPGVDSAARTPGRDGEPTEAEQGYLHCGPSGAGHFVKMVHNGIEYGVMAAYAEGLNILRNANIGRTQREVDAETAPLEHPEHYQYDLDLPEVAEVWRRGSVIGSWLLDLTAQALQESPDLSDYAGRVSDSGEGRWTSIAAIEEGVPAPVLSMALYSRFASRGLDDFADKVLSAMRQQFGGHVEKAAR, encoded by the coding sequence ATGCAACTCGGAATGATCGGACTGGGGCGCATGGGCGCCAACATGGTGCGGCGCCTGATGCGGGCAGACCACGAGTGCGTGGTCTTCGACCTGGACTCCGGTGCGGTGCAGCGGATAGCGGACGAGGGCGCTGTTGGCGCGGACTCATTCGAGGACCTGGTCGGCAAGCTCGAGCCCCCGCGCTCCGTCTGGCTGATGGTGCCCGCCGCCGTCGTCGACCAGACGCTCGACTCGCTGGACCCGCTGCTCGAGGCAGGCGACGCGGTGATCGACGGCGGAAACTCCTATTACCGGGACGACCTCGACCGGTCCGCGCGCCTGGCCGAGCAACAGATCGACTACATCGACACGGGCACGAGCGGCGGCGTCTGGGGGCTCGAGCGGGGCTATTGCCTGATGATCGGCGGGCCCGACCAGGCGGTCAGCCGCCTGGAGCCAATCTTTGCCTCTCTCGCCCCCGGAGTGGACTCCGCGGCCCGCACGCCCGGCCGCGATGGGGAGCCGACGGAGGCGGAGCAGGGCTACCTCCACTGCGGCCCGAGCGGCGCGGGGCACTTCGTGAAGATGGTCCACAACGGAATCGAGTACGGCGTTATGGCGGCCTACGCCGAGGGACTGAACATCCTGCGGAACGCCAACATCGGGAGGACCCAGCGAGAGGTCGACGCCGAGACCGCCCCGCTGGAGCATCCCGAGCACTATCAATACGACCTCGACCTACCCGAGGTCGCGGAGGTTTGGCGCCGGGGCAGCGTCATCGGCTCCTGGCTCCTGGACCTGACAGCGCAGGCGCTCCAGGAATCGCCGGACCTGTCCGATTACGCGGGGCGCGTCTCCGACTCGGGCGAGGGGCGCTGGACGTCGATCGCGGCGATCGAGGAGGGCGTGCCGGCTCCGGTGCTCAGCATGGCGCTCTACTCGCGCTTCGCCTCCCGCGGCCTCGACGACTTCGCCGACAAGGTGCTCTCGGCGATGCGGCAGCAGTTCGGAGGTCACGTCGAGAAGGCGGCGCGGTAA
- a CDS encoding glucose-6-phosphate dehydrogenase assembly protein OpcA, which translates to MTAAPELSRWRGEDIRLDAVVAELARVHRDLQDRGDGHALVRTLNLVVAPAPSAAAKVVDDGLAGLGAHSPSRTVALRRHESDRLDAEVVLECEQAGAAGRMGVCHDRVTLVGDDSRLEHAASLLAPLLLSDLPAVLWLPPGSRIPDSRLLERVHQVLVDSTAGDGSDLPLLEELTGSVRVHDLAWGRLEFWRAATAAAFAPPERRALLSRITHLDVRYQGDTLAAGLLLAGWVTARAGWRPGALERVDGRAHAQVARPDGGQVALLLTRDAEARGCGGIEMLTFRSDAEEVSIGRGAATSHLRDLFAEALQPMPSFVRGYAESLKAATAMLAQAA; encoded by the coding sequence GTGACGGCGGCGCCGGAGCTCAGCCGGTGGCGGGGCGAGGACATCCGCCTGGACGCGGTGGTCGCCGAGCTCGCCCGCGTGCACCGCGACCTCCAGGATCGTGGAGACGGGCACGCCTTGGTCCGGACCCTGAACCTGGTCGTCGCCCCGGCTCCGTCGGCTGCCGCGAAGGTGGTCGACGACGGCCTCGCCGGGCTTGGTGCCCACAGTCCGTCACGGACGGTCGCTCTGCGACGGCACGAATCGGACCGGCTGGACGCCGAGGTGGTGCTGGAGTGCGAGCAAGCCGGCGCTGCCGGCAGGATGGGCGTCTGCCACGATCGGGTGACGCTGGTCGGCGACGACTCTCGCCTTGAGCACGCGGCCTCGCTTCTCGCTCCCCTGCTGCTCAGCGACCTGCCGGCCGTCCTCTGGCTCCCGCCCGGATCCCGGATCCCGGACAGCCGCCTGCTCGAACGCGTCCACCAGGTCCTGGTCGACTCCACCGCCGGCGACGGCTCCGACCTTCCTCTTCTCGAGGAGCTGACCGGGAGCGTCCGCGTGCACGACCTCGCCTGGGGCCGGCTGGAGTTCTGGCGGGCCGCCACCGCGGCCGCCTTCGCGCCTCCCGAGCGACGGGCGCTGCTGTCCCGGATCACGCATCTCGACGTCCGCTACCAAGGAGACACCCTGGCCGCCGGATTGCTCTTGGCCGGATGGGTGACAGCCCGGGCAGGCTGGCGCCCCGGCGCGCTCGAGCGAGTCGATGGCCGCGCGCACGCGCAGGTCGCGCGACCCGACGGCGGGCAGGTGGCGCTGTTGCTGACGCGCGACGCCGAAGCGCGAGGGTGCGGAGGGATCGAGATGCTGACCTTTCGGTCCGATGCGGAGGAGGTGAGCATTGGTCGCGGCGCCGCCACCAGCCACCTGCGGGACCTGTTTGCCGAGGCTTTGCAGCCGATGCCCTCGTTTGTCCGCGGCTACGCGGAGAGCCTCAAGGCCGCCACCGCAATGCTCGCCCAGGCGGCCTAG
- a CDS encoding ROK family protein, giving the protein MIARGGIDLGGTKIQTVVVDGRWKVLGEARRPTPTTGGPKGVVEQMAEALREAAEAAGVEPGELAGVGVGSPGLVNGRTGTVSQARNLPDWERAFKLGPWLREHLGVPVQVGNDVQVATEGEFRLGAGRPYKSLVGVFWGTGVGGGLVLDGKPWLGRGEAGEIGHMVVKMGGAACPCGRRGCLEAYAGRAAMEARARRKHEQGHKTDLFKIMEKHGRDRLTSGIWERALEAKDPLATELIDRAVEALGTGIASVVNLLDVEAVIIGGGIGTRLGEPYTKRIVEEMGKHLFNDDNPPAVKVAALGDLGGAIGAALQAKR; this is encoded by the coding sequence ATGATCGCTCGGGGCGGCATCGACCTTGGTGGCACCAAGATTCAGACCGTGGTCGTCGACGGCAGGTGGAAGGTGCTCGGCGAGGCGCGCCGCCCGACCCCGACGACGGGCGGCCCCAAGGGAGTCGTTGAGCAGATGGCCGAGGCGCTGCGGGAGGCGGCCGAGGCCGCGGGAGTGGAGCCGGGCGAGCTGGCTGGAGTCGGAGTGGGCTCCCCGGGGCTCGTCAATGGACGCACCGGAACCGTCTCGCAGGCGCGGAACCTGCCGGACTGGGAGCGTGCGTTCAAGCTTGGGCCCTGGCTCCGCGAGCATCTCGGGGTGCCGGTTCAGGTCGGAAACGACGTCCAGGTCGCCACGGAGGGGGAGTTCCGCCTGGGCGCTGGCCGTCCATACAAGTCATTGGTGGGCGTCTTCTGGGGCACCGGGGTCGGCGGCGGCCTGGTGCTTGACGGCAAGCCCTGGCTGGGACGAGGCGAAGCCGGCGAGATCGGCCACATGGTGGTCAAGATGGGGGGCGCGGCTTGCCCCTGCGGGCGACGCGGCTGCCTGGAGGCCTACGCGGGCCGCGCGGCCATGGAGGCACGGGCGCGACGAAAGCACGAGCAGGGCCACAAGACCGACCTGTTCAAGATCATGGAAAAGCACGGGCGCGACCGACTGACGAGCGGGATCTGGGAACGCGCTCTCGAGGCCAAGGACCCGCTGGCCACTGAGTTGATCGATCGCGCCGTGGAAGCACTCGGAACGGGTATCGCCTCGGTGGTCAACCTGCTCGACGTCGAGGCGGTGATCATCGGGGGAGGCATCGGGACGCGGCTCGGCGAGCCCTATACGAAGCGGATCGTCGAGGAGATGGGCAAGCACCTGTTCAATGACGACAACCCGCCCGCGGTGAAGGTCGCCGCCCTCGGCGACCTGGGCGGCGCGATCGGCGCCGCGCTTCAGGCGAAGCGCTAG
- the pgi gene encoding glucose-6-phosphate isomerase, with translation MASPTTPLTRRPAWTALKRHLDEVGGLHLRTLFAQDPARGERMSAEGAGLYLDYSKNRATDETLRLLVSLAEECGLPERRAAMFAGERINVSEQRSVLHVALRMPRDRSLLVDGVDVVREVHRVLDRMSEFCERVRAGEWRGHTGKPIRNVVNIGIGGSDLGPVMAYEALRHYASREMGFRFVSNVDGTDFAEATRGLDPAETLFIVCSKTFTTLETMTNAITAREWVLAGLGDEAAIAKHFVAVSTNAEGVAGFGIDTNQMFGFWDWVGGRYSMDSAIGLSTMLAIGPERFAEMLGGFHAMDEHFLQTPLEHNLPALLGLLAVWYGNFFGAQTVAVLPYDQYLHRFPAYLQQLTMESNGKHVTLDGEAVEWETGAVWWGEPGTNGQHSFYQLIHQGTKLIPCDFIGFGRSLNPLGRHHDLLVANVLAQTEALAFGKTPDEVRKEGTPEELVPHRTFEGNRPSNTILAERLTPECLGSLVALYEHSVFTQGSVWGIDSFDQWGVELGKALAKRIVPELEADTEPELAHDSSTNALIRRYRGLRG, from the coding sequence GTGGCCTCCCCGACCACCCCACTCACCCGGCGGCCCGCGTGGACCGCGCTGAAGCGTCATCTGGATGAGGTCGGGGGCCTGCACCTGCGCACCCTGTTCGCGCAGGACCCGGCGCGTGGCGAGCGGATGAGCGCCGAGGGCGCGGGCCTTTACCTGGACTACTCGAAGAACCGCGCCACGGACGAGACGCTGCGGCTGTTGGTCAGCCTTGCCGAGGAGTGCGGCTTGCCCGAGCGCCGCGCCGCGATGTTCGCGGGCGAGCGGATCAACGTCTCCGAGCAGCGCTCGGTCCTTCACGTGGCGCTACGGATGCCGCGCGATCGTTCACTTCTTGTCGACGGGGTCGACGTGGTCCGCGAGGTGCACCGAGTGCTCGACCGGATGAGCGAGTTCTGCGAACGTGTCCGAGCTGGCGAGTGGCGCGGCCACACCGGCAAGCCGATCCGCAACGTGGTCAACATCGGGATCGGCGGCTCGGACCTGGGGCCGGTGATGGCGTACGAGGCGCTCCGTCACTACGCGTCCCGCGAGATGGGTTTTCGCTTCGTGTCCAATGTCGACGGCACCGACTTCGCCGAGGCGACCCGCGGCCTCGACCCGGCGGAGACGCTGTTCATCGTCTGCTCCAAGACCTTCACGACCCTCGAGACGATGACCAACGCCATCACAGCACGCGAGTGGGTGCTCGCCGGCCTCGGTGACGAGGCCGCGATCGCGAAACACTTCGTGGCGGTGTCGACCAACGCCGAGGGAGTCGCCGGGTTCGGCATCGACACGAACCAGATGTTCGGCTTTTGGGACTGGGTGGGCGGGCGCTACTCCATGGACTCGGCGATCGGGCTCTCGACCATGCTGGCGATCGGGCCCGAGAGGTTCGCCGAGATGCTCGGTGGCTTCCACGCCATGGACGAGCACTTCCTCCAAACGCCACTCGAGCACAACCTGCCTGCATTGCTGGGCCTACTGGCTGTTTGGTACGGAAACTTCTTCGGCGCGCAGACGGTCGCGGTTCTGCCCTACGACCAGTACCTGCACCGGTTCCCGGCCTACCTCCAGCAGCTGACGATGGAATCGAATGGCAAGCACGTGACGCTGGACGGCGAGGCGGTGGAGTGGGAAACCGGAGCCGTCTGGTGGGGCGAGCCCGGGACCAACGGCCAGCATTCCTTCTACCAACTGATCCACCAGGGAACGAAGCTCATCCCGTGTGACTTCATCGGCTTTGGCCGCTCGCTCAACCCCCTGGGCCGGCACCACGACCTGCTGGTCGCCAACGTATTGGCGCAGACCGAGGCGTTGGCATTCGGGAAGACGCCGGACGAGGTGCGCAAGGAGGGGACGCCTGAGGAGCTCGTCCCCCATCGAACCTTCGAGGGCAACCGCCCCTCGAACACGATTCTTGCCGAGCGGCTCACGCCCGAGTGCCTGGGCTCGCTCGTGGCGCTGTACGAGCACAGCGTCTTCACCCAGGGCTCCGTGTGGGGCATCGACTCCTTCGACCAGTGGGGGGTGGAGCTCGGCAAGGCCCTGGCCAAGCGGATCGTCCCCGAGCTCGAGGCCGACACCGAGCCCGAGCTCGCCCACGACAGCTCCACCAACGCGCTGATTCGCCGCTACCGTGGGCTTCGAGGATGA
- the tal gene encoding transaldolase: MKPTQSLHELGQSLWLDNITRTMLHDGTLRRYIDELSITGLTSNPTIFDKAISQGEAYDEQIVELHEKGLEPEQRFFELALTDLREAASMFEPINRRTDGVDGWVSLEVSPLLADDAKGTIAQVADLHSRAATNIFIKIPGTEAGRVAIEESIFAGTPVNVTLLFSADQYLGSAEAYMRGVERRIEAGLDPAVPSVASIFISRWDVAVADEAPAELRNQLGIAVAKDAYRIYRELLDSERWQRLANEGARPQRLLWASTGTKDPEASDALYIEALAAPFTINTMPDKTLLAFAEQGEVGEPLPTDGGDAGQVLAEFEAAGIEVAALAARLQHEGAKAFDASWSELMQSIESKSRKLAATG; encoded by the coding sequence GTGAAGCCGACGCAGTCGCTCCACGAGCTGGGGCAGAGCCTCTGGCTCGACAACATCACTCGGACGATGCTCCACGACGGCACGCTGCGGCGCTACATCGATGAGCTCTCGATCACCGGGCTGACCTCCAACCCGACCATCTTCGACAAGGCGATCAGCCAGGGCGAAGCCTACGACGAGCAGATCGTCGAGCTCCACGAGAAGGGCCTGGAGCCCGAGCAGCGGTTCTTCGAGCTTGCGCTGACGGACCTACGCGAAGCAGCGAGCATGTTCGAGCCGATCAACCGGCGGACCGACGGCGTCGATGGCTGGGTCTCGCTCGAGGTCTCGCCGCTGCTGGCGGACGACGCGAAAGGCACCATCGCACAGGTGGCCGACTTGCACTCACGCGCGGCCACGAACATCTTCATCAAGATCCCGGGCACCGAGGCGGGGCGCGTGGCAATCGAGGAATCGATCTTCGCGGGCACGCCCGTCAACGTCACGCTGCTGTTCTCGGCCGACCAGTACCTGGGCTCCGCGGAGGCGTACATGCGCGGAGTGGAGCGACGGATCGAGGCGGGGCTCGACCCGGCGGTGCCCTCGGTTGCCTCGATCTTCATCAGCCGCTGGGACGTGGCGGTCGCGGACGAAGCGCCGGCGGAGCTTCGCAACCAGCTCGGGATCGCCGTCGCCAAGGACGCGTATCGCATTTATCGCGAGCTGCTCGACTCCGAGCGCTGGCAGCGCCTCGCCAACGAGGGCGCCCGTCCCCAGCGCCTCCTCTGGGCGAGCACCGGCACCAAGGATCCCGAGGCCTCCGACGCGCTCTACATCGAGGCGCTGGCGGCCCCGTTCACCATCAACACGATGCCGGACAAGACCCTGCTCGCCTTCGCCGAACAGGGGGAGGTCGGGGAGCCCCTGCCGACGGACGGCGGCGACGCGGGGCAGGTGCTGGCCGAGTTCGAGGCCGCCGGCATCGAGGTGGCCGCGCTGGCGGCGCGCCTTCAGCACGAAGGCGCCAAGGCGTTCGACGCGTCCTGGAGCGAGTTGATGCAGTCGATCGAGAGCAAGAGCCGCAAGCTCGCCGCGACCGGGTGA